DNA from Sulfodiicoccus acidiphilus:
ACTCTCGTCTGGAAGGAGTGTGGCCCTGACCGCCGAGACCGGAGGTGGTAAGACGGAGGCCTGGCTGGGATACGCGATGGAAAGGCAGATCTCTCAGGACTTCAGGGCGCTCGCGGTTTACCCGACTAACGCCCTGTCCGGCGATCAGGTGGAGAGGATGTACAACTACTACACACAGGCCGGCTTCAACGTCTCCAAGACGGTCAGGGGGAAGGTGAAGGTGTTCGAGGGAGACCTGGTGAAGTACGACGGGGAGGTGGGTAAGTACGTGAGAGACCTGGGGAGGCCTAAGACCGTCCTCACGAACCCCGAAGTGTTGAAGAACGCCGTGGAGGGCCACCACAAGCTCTCTAAGTTCCTCTCTGGGCTCCGCCTGCTGGTGCTCGACGAGTTCGACTTCTACGGCAGCTTCAGGGCCACCTTCCTCCTTCACCTGGTGAGAAGGTTGAGGGACAGGTACGGCGTGAACCCGCAGGTCGTGGTGATGAGCGCCACGCTCTCCAACCCTTCCGTCGCGAGGCCCTTCGTCGAGTTGGAGCAAGTTGGAGGGAAGTCGTTCAGGCCCAGGAACGTCACCTACTTCCTTTTGGGTAGGGAGGAGGAGGTCAAGAGGATCTACTCTTCTTTGAAACTCGAGGTAAGTTACCAGGACTTCAGGAGGGATTTCTTCAAGTACGCCGCCGACCCCACTTACGCCAAGGCGTTCGCGGGTATATTCAGGGAGAACGGCGAACTGGCGGAACGGTTGCTCTCCGAGTACCTGAAATGCGACGAACTAACGATCGCCTTCGCCAGGGGGATGAACGAGGCCAACAACTTAGTAGGGAGGCTGGGGGTAAAGGTGAAGTACGAGGGAAACGCTGTCGCAGTTCACCACTCGGGAGTGAGCAAGGAAAGTAGGCAGGCCGTGGAGGATGGTATGAGGTCTGGGAAAGTTAAGGTGGTGGTGACGGTCAAGACACTCCTCCAAGGAATCGACCTAGGAAACGTCACGAGGGTAGTTCACGTTGGTCTCCCCTACACGGTGAGGGAGTTCGTACAGAGGGAAGGGAGGAAGGGGCGGAGGTTAGAACTCCCCCAGGTGGAGAGCGTGGTGGTGCCCACCTCGTTGCAGGACGCCGTGCTCCTCTCGGAGTACTCCGAGAGCCTCAAGGAGTGGACGTCCCTAGGGCCCGAGGCCATCGTGGTGAGTCCGGACAACGAGTACCTGAAGCTTTACGACGTGGTGATGGGCATAGACGACGACAGACGCTTCCTGGAGGAGGTGGGGGTGGACCCCGACCACCTACCCAAGTTCAGGTTTTACGACAACTTCGCAACCACCGTTACCAGGTGGGTGCGGGATGGGAACGACTGCAGGGAGCTCGAGGACGTCACGAGGCGGGACCTAGTGGAGAGGTTCCAGGTCGGGTGCGTCGACCCCTTCAACGGAGCTGTCGTGCTCCAGAACGTATGGTCGAAGTCGGACCACAGGTGGACGGTGGTGGAGTCGACGGAGGTGATGCCCACGGACTGTCCGTTCCACGTGGAGCCTATACAGCAGCTAAAGGACGCCGATGGGAAGTACGTTCAGATATGTAAACGGTGGAGAGAGGAGCCCAGGTTAGAGGAGGACGCGAAGAGGGGGAAACTCTGGTCCTCGGTCTCCTTAGATCTCCTCTTCAAGGGAGAGGGGGGATTCAAGATGGCCAAGGAGATAGCCAGGAAGGTGACGTGGTACGTGGAGTCGCGGGGGAGGATAACGTACCCGGACGGGGTGTCTACTTACGAAGTGGACAAGGTGGACCTCGATTACACCCCTCCTTATTGG
Protein-coding regions in this window:
- a CDS encoding DEAD/DEAH box helicase, with the protein product MLCSSSDLLSSLGVAFQESVENPVPPSLTDIKFKDVFPTLCSRAVSFCDKTLYQHQLDVIRLLSSGRSVALTAETGGGKTEAWLGYAMERQISQDFRALAVYPTNALSGDQVERMYNYYTQAGFNVSKTVRGKVKVFEGDLVKYDGEVGKYVRDLGRPKTVLTNPEVLKNAVEGHHKLSKFLSGLRLLVLDEFDFYGSFRATFLLHLVRRLRDRYGVNPQVVVMSATLSNPSVARPFVELEQVGGKSFRPRNVTYFLLGREEEVKRIYSSLKLEVSYQDFRRDFFKYAADPTYAKAFAGIFRENGELAERLLSEYLKCDELTIAFARGMNEANNLVGRLGVKVKYEGNAVAVHHSGVSKESRQAVEDGMRSGKVKVVVTVKTLLQGIDLGNVTRVVHVGLPYTVREFVQREGRKGRRLELPQVESVVVPTSLQDAVLLSEYSESLKEWTSLGPEAIVVSPDNEYLKLYDVVMGIDDDRRFLEEVGVDPDHLPKFRFYDNFATTVTRWVRDGNDCRELEDVTRRDLVERFQVGCVDPFNGAVVLQNVWSKSDHRWTVVESTEVMPTDCPFHVEPIQQLKDADGKYVQICKRWREEPRLEEDAKRGKLWSSVSLDLLFKGEGGFKMAKEIARKVTWYVESRGRITYPDGVSTYEVDKVDLDYTPPYWLSYDFPTYVYASELDPADSDKVEEGMNFLLAVLRLRFGLDLRTINFGVSGGGLLKVWEREPVGVLKALREGRSVELRGRALSCRSLLDEVRNVQDSNQLRMLLEYLDPYTFRRMNFNASKAVAERFVHYVCDTVPFKVEEVELLVPRNPKRRAVVLDSFLGRYAVVKEGKVTLYQDRIVASKDALKESIDLDGVVATYGHQEVDPKFSSMVVDVDREVNKLLGGPLSLAKARELLTGRRDILAEENDLSASIQEGRSEEDKLIDLFRKRAETIQLLLNLVDSLEGT